The Cucumis melo cultivar AY chromosome 6, USDA_Cmelo_AY_1.0, whole genome shotgun sequence genome includes a region encoding these proteins:
- the LOC103491035 gene encoding protein NOI4-like: MSEKGQPLPKFGEWDVNNPASAEGFTVIFNKARDEKKTGGQPESPGKAPQAKNVADPGKPQAKKWFCCIQSPPTQS; the protein is encoded by the exons ATGTCG GAGAAGGGTCAGCCATTACCGAAGTTTGGTGAATGGGATGTTAATAATCCTGCTTCCGCAGAGGGCTTCACCGTGATATTTAATAAGGCAAGAGATGAGAAGAAAACCGGTGGCCAACCTGAATCACCCGGAAAGGCACCTCAGGCCAAAAATGTAGCAGATCCTGGCAAACCTCAGGCT AAGAAATGGTTCTGCTGCATTCAGAGCCCGCCTACACAATCTTGA
- the LOC103491033 gene encoding phosphatidylinositol/phosphatidylcholine transfer protein SFH2, which produces MGIANREAMKQFQLLMEEVDGSLKNSFENMHQGHPAETLERFLKARDWNLAKAHKMLIDCLHWRIQNEIDNILAKPIIPPELYRAVRDSQLVGLSGYSKEGLPVIAVGVGQSTFDKASVHYYVQSHIQMNEYRDRVVLPAASKKHGRHISTCLKVLDMTGLKLSALNQIKLLTVISTIDDLNYPEKTDTYYIVNVPYVFSACWKVVKPLLQERTRKKIQVLQNCGRDELLKIMDYAALPHFCRKERSGSSRRVENGNTENCFSFDTAFHQQLYNYVQQQGAVREPIVPIKQGSFHVDFPEPDPRDVEIAKTIETEFHKLENHNALNYSMNALQVNGE; this is translated from the exons ATGGGTATTGCTAATCGAGAAGCTATGAAGCAGTTTCAGCTGCTAATGGAGGAAG TCGATGGATCACTGAAGAACTCATTTGAG AATATGCATCAAGGTCATCCAGCTGAAACTTTGGAACGGTTTCTGAAGGCCAGAGACTGGAATTTAGCTAAAGCCCATAAAATG TTAATAGATTGTCTACATTGGAGGATACAAAATGAGATTGACAACATATTGGCA AAACCGATCATTCCTCCTGAGTTATACAGAGCAGTGAGAGACTCTCAGTTGGTAGGATTGTCTGGATACTCGAAAGAG gGTCTTCCTGTCATTGCTGTTGGTGTTGGTCAAAGCACCTTTGACAAGGCATCT GTTCATTATTATGTGCAGTCACACATCCAAATGAATGAATATAGGGATCGTGTTGTGTTG CCTGCTGCGTCAAAGAAGCATGGGCGACATATAAGCACCTGCCTCAAGGTTTTGGATATGACGGGATTAAAGCTTTCAGCATTAAATCAAATAAAG CTTCTGACTGTCATATCTACCATTGATGACTTAAATTATCCCGAGAAGACCGATACTTATTACATTGTGAACGTTCCATATGTATTTTCTGCTTGCTGGAAG GTTGTAAAACCTCTTTTACAAGAAAGGACAAGGAAGAAAATCCAAGTGCTACAGAACTGTGGGCGAGATGAATTACTAAAG ATAATGGATTATGCAGCACTACCACATTTTTGTCGAAAAGAACGATCAGGATCATCTCGGCGTGTCGAGAATGGAAATACAGAAAACTGTTTCTCCTTTGATACTGCATTCCATCAACAACTTTACAATTACGTTCAGCAACAAGGTGCTGTTAGGGAGCCGATTGTACCAATAAAACAGGGATCATTTCACGTGGATTTCCCTGAACCAGATCCCAGAGATGTCGAAATCGCAAAAACAATAGAAACAGAGTTCCATAAGTTGGAAAATCACAATGCACTCAATTATTCCATGAATGCCCTTCAAGTCAATGGAGAATGA
- the LOC103491034 gene encoding WEB family protein At5g55860 — protein MGVKGHQIATHHSPNAKVEVGEIDTSAPFQSVKDAVNLFGEGAFSGERLIVRKAKQPHSAEKVFAKETQLHLAEKELSKLKDQLKNAEITKSEALVELESTKRAVDDLTKKLQLLRESKESAIKDSEVAKARAKQFEEANGSNHSGNDYGWKQDLETTRDQYMVVIGELDAAKQELRKIRQDSDASLEAKVVALKQVAEAEESVKTHKLKANELSKEILAARESIEKLKLASLQAHKEQEKIFVEKDIQRQSYKAALEESAKKLFSLQKEIDPDLTRNLELQLSETMNEIGKLQKQMEDKKALDLDSVKNVTSELDDAKESLQKAAEEERSLRNLVEALKLELENVRKEHSELKEKEAEAESTAGNLHVKLRKTKSELEAYLAEESKARSACEEMLSTLDQLSSETENARRGAEEMTNKAEDLRKEAEGTRIALEDAEKQLRVALDEAEEAKAAEARALDQIKVLSERTNAARASTSESGANITISREEFESLSRKVEESDTLAEMKVAAALAQVEAVKAGENEILKKLEASQKEIEDMKTATEEASKKAKMAEAAKKAVEGELRRWREREQKKAVEAASRILAETEVSLESSPSHNRIQKQSTTVKRVESKKLEKDKTFSKKVLLPNLSGLFVRKKNQVDGGSPSYLPGEKSV, from the exons ATGGGTGTGAAGGGCCATCAAATTGCAACTCATCACTCACCTAATGCCAAAGTAGAAGTAGGAGAGATTGACACTAGTGCACCTTTCCAGTCTGTTAAAGACGCCGTCAACTTGTTTGGTGAAGGTGCTTTTTCGGGAGAACGACTAATTGTGAGGAAGGCGAAGCAACCTCATTCTGCAGAG AAAGTGTTTGCAAAAGAGACTCAACTCCACTTAGCTGAAAAGGAACTGAGCAAATTAAAGGATCAGCTAAAGAACGCTGAAATTACCAAATCTGAAGCGCTTGTTGAGCTTGAAAGTACTAAAAGAGCTGTTGATGACCTAACCAAGAAGCTGCAATTGCTGAGGGAATCAAAAGAATCAGCCATCAAGGATTCGGAAGTTGCCAAGGCTCGAGCAAAGCAGTTTGAGGAGGCAAATGGAAGTAATCATTCAGGAAATGATTATGGTTGGAAACAAGACTTAGAAACTACACGAGACCAGTACATGGTAGTGATCGGAGAATTAGATGCTGCAAAGCAAGAATTGAGGAAAATTCGTCAAGATTCTGATGCATCTTTGGAAGCAAAAGTAGTTGCATTGAAACAGGTGGCGGAGGCTGAGGAATCAGTCAAAACACACAAGCTGAAAGCAAATGAACTTTCTAAGGAAATTTTGGCTGCACGGGAATCCATTGAAAAGCTCAAGCTTGCATCCCTGCAAGCACATAAAGAGCAAGAAAAAATATTTGTTGAGAAAGACATCCAGAGGCAGTCTTATAAAGCAGCTCTTGAGGAGTCCGCAAAAAAACTGTTTTCTTTGCAGAAGGAAATTGACCCTGATCTCACCAGGAATCTCGAATTGCAGTTGAGCGAGACGATGAATGAAATTGGGAAACTGCAGAAACAAATGGAAGATAAAAAAGCGTTGGATTTAGATTCAGTGAAGAATGTCACCTCAGAGCTTGATGATGCAAAAGAGTCCCTACAAAAAGCAGCTGAAGAAGAAAGATCTCTCCGTAACCTGGTTGAAGCTCTTAAGTTGGAACTGGAAAATGTGAGGAAAGAGCATTCTGAGCTCAAGGAAAAAGAAGCTGAAGCAGAATCTACTGCTGGGAATTTGCATGTCAAGCTCCGGAAGACCAAATCTGAACTCGAAGCATACCTTGCAGAAGAATCTAAAGCAAGAAGTGCTTGTGAAGAGATGCTCTCAACTCTTGACCAACTGTCGTCAGAAACTGAAAATGCTAGACGGGGAGCAGAAGAGATGACAAATAAAGCAGAGGATTTGAGGAAGGAAGCAGAAGGCACCAGAATAGCATTGGAAGATGCTGAGAAGCAGCTGAGAGTTGCACTAGATGAAGCTGAAGAAGCAAAAGCTGCTGAAGCTAGGGCCCTTGATCAGATTAAAGTACTATCTGAGAGAACCAATGCTGCACGAGCTTCGACATCTGAGTCGGGGGCTAACATCACTATCTCAAGGGAAGAGTTTGAGTCCTTAAGCCGTAAAGTTGAGGAGTCTGACACATTAGCAGAAATGAAAGTAGCTGCTGCATTAGCTCAAGTTGAAGCTGTGAAGGCTGGTGAAAATGAAATTCTAAAAAAGCTAGAAGCATCCCAGAAGGAAATTGAGGATATGAAGACTGCAACTGAGGAAGCTTCAAAGAAAGCCAAAATGGCAGAAGCAGCTAAGAAAGCCGTGGAAGGAGAACTAAGAAGATGGCGTGAGCGAGAGCAGAAAAAAGCGGTCGAAGCAGCATCAAGAATTTTGGCTGAAACAGAGGTGTCTTTGGAATCATCTCCAAGCCACAATAGGATTCAAAAGCAGAGCACAACTGTGAAAAGAGTTGAGTCCAAAAAATTGGAGAAAGATAAAACCTTCTCAAAGAAGGTACTTTTACCAAACCTTAGCGGCTTATTTGTTAGGAAAAAGAACCAGGTTGATGGTGGATCGCCCTCCTACTTGCCTGGTGAGAAATCTGTGTGA